The sequence GAGACCGGCCGCGCCGAGTGGACCGGCGGCATCGCCGCCCTCACCTTCCTGCCCTCGGTGATTCTGTCGCCCGTGGGCGGCGCGCTCGCGGACCGGTTCGACCGGCGCGCGTACGTCGCGGTGGGCTCGGTGGTGCAATTGCTCCTCGCGGGCGTGCTGACGGTGCTGGCCTTCACGCACCAGCTCAGCGTGCACGCGGTGGGCGTCGTCTCGCTGCTCAACGGCTGCGCGAGCACGCTCATCAGCCCGGCCTTCTCCGCGATGCTCGTCGAGCTCGTGCCCCCGCGTGACCTGCACAGCGCGGTGAGCCTCAACTCGGCGCAGTACAACCTGGGGCGCATCATCGGTCCGGCGGCGGCGGGCTTCGTGCTCGCGGCGGGCGGCGCGCCCTGGGCGCTGCTCATCAACACCCTCTCCTTCCTCGCGGTGCTCATCGCGCTGTCGCGCGTGCGGACGCCTCCGCGTGACATGGGCAAGGTCGCCCAGAACCTCTGGAAGCAGATTGCGCAGGGCATCTCGGTGGTGCGGGCGGACGCGGACATCCCGCTGATGCTGTGGGCCACGCTGCTCGTCGCGGGCCTGGTGGCGCCGTTCATCGGCCTGGTGCCGGTGTTCGCCATCCGCGAGTTCGGCCAGGGCGCCGCGGCCACGTCGCTGCTCGTCGCCTGTCAGGGCGCGGGCGCGGTGACGGCGGCGCTGGTGGTGGGCACGCTCGTGGACACGCTGGGACAGCGCAAGCTGCTCGGCATCATCTCGCTCGCGATTGGCGCGGTGTCGGCGCTGTACTGGCTGGCTCCCACGCTGCCCATGGCGGCGACGTGCATCGTGCTGCTCGGTGGCAGCTACATGATGATGATGACGGGGCTGAACTCGTATTGTCAGTCCCGCGTGCCGCGCGAGATGCAGGCGCGCATGAGCAGCCTCTACAGCATGGTGCTCGGCGGCTCGTACGCGGCGGGCGTGTGGGGACTCGGCGCGCTCTCGGACCGCGTGGGCCTGCGCTTCGTCATGGTGACGTCCAGCGTCCTGTTCCTCGCGCTCGTGCTGACGCTGCGGTTGATGCGGCCTCGCCGCTTCGAGAACGCATCTTCATAGACGCAGCCCACAGCTCCGCGGTCCACCGCCGGACACGCGCGCCACGGTGCACGTGCGAGCACTGACTCCTCGCGTTACACGGGGGCCATGCACACGCGTCCCCTCCTGCTGGCCCTCACCGCACTGCTGCTGACCACCTCGCCCGCCCTCGCGCAGGAGCGTCGTGCCTCCGAGCCGCTCGGCATCGCGCTGGAGGGCCTGCCTTCTGCGTTCCCCGTGCAGTACCTCCTCGTCACGCTGGAGGGGCAGGACCTCCGCATGGCGTACCTGGACGTGAAGCCCACGGGCAGCGCCAACGGGCGCACCGTCATCCTGCTCCACGGGAAGAACTTCTTCGGCGCGTACTGGGAGTCCACCATCCGCGCCCTCACCGCCGCCGGCTACCGCGTCGTCGTCCCGGACCAGATGGGCTTCGGCCGCTCCTCCAAGCCGGCCATCCACTACAGCTTCCACACCCTCGCCTCGCTGACGAAGAAGCTGCTCGACACGCTCGGCATTCAGCAGACGGCCGTGGTGGGCCACTCCATGGGCGGCATGGTGGCCACGCGCTTCGCGCTCATGTTCCCCGAGACCACCACGCACCTCGTGCTGGAGAACCCCATCGGCCTCGAGGACTACCGCGAGAAGGTGCCCTGGCAGTCCACCGAGACGTATTACCGCGAGCAGCTCCAGGCCACCGAGGAGGGCACGCGCAAGTACCACCAGACGTACTACGTGAAGTGGAAGCCCGAGTACGACGTCTGGGTTCAAATCTTCGCCCGGCAGCTCCAGAGCGCCGAGTACCCGCGCCTCGCCTGGGTGTCCGCCGCCACGTCGCAGATGATTTATGAACAGCCCGTCGCCCACGAGTTCCCCCTCGTGAAGCCGCGCACGCTGCTCGTCATCGGCCAGGAGGA comes from Pyxidicoccus parkwaysis and encodes:
- a CDS encoding MFS transporter is translated as MRALRLPRLSSLRAFDHPGYFAVWLGALVSTIGTWMETVAMGVYVTQETGRAEWTGGIAALTFLPSVILSPVGGALADRFDRRAYVAVGSVVQLLLAGVLTVLAFTHQLSVHAVGVVSLLNGCASTLISPAFSAMLVELVPPRDLHSAVSLNSAQYNLGRIIGPAAAGFVLAAGGAPWALLINTLSFLAVLIALSRVRTPPRDMGKVAQNLWKQIAQGISVVRADADIPLMLWATLLVAGLVAPFIGLVPVFAIREFGQGAAATSLLVACQGAGAVTAALVVGTLVDTLGQRKLLGIISLAIGAVSALYWLAPTLPMAATCIVLLGGSYMMMMTGLNSYCQSRVPREMQARMSSLYSMVLGGSYAAGVWGLGALSDRVGLRFVMVTSSVLFLALVLTLRLMRPRRFENASS
- a CDS encoding alpha/beta fold hydrolase produces the protein MHTRPLLLALTALLLTTSPALAQERRASEPLGIALEGLPSAFPVQYLLVTLEGQDLRMAYLDVKPTGSANGRTVILLHGKNFFGAYWESTIRALTAAGYRVVVPDQMGFGRSSKPAIHYSFHTLASLTKKLLDTLGIQQTAVVGHSMGGMVATRFALMFPETTTHLVLENPIGLEDYREKVPWQSTETYYREQLQATEEGTRKYHQTYYVKWKPEYDVWVQIFARQLQSAEYPRLAWVSAATSQMIYEQPVAHEFPLVKPRTLLVIGQEDRTYIGRGKVPADVAATLGQYPRLGKAVAKAIPNATLVELPGVGHIPHFEAPEKFHSALLGFLGK